CAAGGAGTACATCAGGGCGGGCGACGTCTTTCAGGTGGTAATTTCCCAGAGACTGGGGCTTAAGACGAAGGCGAAACCCCTTGACATATACCGCGCTCTGCGGGTCATCAACCCTTCCCCTTATATGTTTTACCTTGACCTGGGAGAGCTGAAGCTCATAGGTTCCTCCCCGGAGGTGATGGTGAAGGTAGACAGGGGCAAGGTTACCGTGAGACCGATAGCGGGGACAAGGAGGAGGGGTCGCACAGAGGAAGAAGACAAACGGATGGAAGACGAACTGGTGAATGACCCCAAAGAGCAGGCGGAGCACGTAATGCTCGTAGACCTGGGGAGGAACGACGTCGGGAGGGTCGCCGAGTATGGGAGCGTTCACCTGGAGGACAGGATGATAGTCGAGCGGTACTCCCACGTCATGCACATCACCTCCTCCGTAACGGGCAGGCTCAGGCCGGACAAAACCCTCTTTGACACGCTGAGGTCCTGCCTCCCGGCGGGCACGCTTTCGGGCGCCCCGAAGGTCAGGGCGATGGAGATAATCGAGGAGCTTGAGCCCACGCGCCGCGGCCCCTATGGCGGGGCCGTTGGATATATAGATTTCTCAGGCAACATGGACACCTGCATCACCATTCGCACCATCGTATTAATTGGCGACACGGCCTACGTCCAGGCAGGAGCCGGTATCGTGGCCGATTCCGTCCCGGAACTGGAATACAAAGAGACCCTTAACAAGGCAAGGGGGCTGATGGTGGCAATCGAGACGGCCGAGACGTTACACAATAGCGGTTAATCCAAAAATTCCACTTAATTACGCCCTCTGCCATAACCCGCCTTTATACGGTGAATTAATAGCTTTTGACTTG
The nucleotide sequence above comes from Candidatus Bathyanammoxibius amoris. Encoded proteins:
- the trpE gene encoding anthranilate synthase component I; this encodes MKPTYYPSYEKFKELSGKGNMVPVYRQLLADTLTPVSAFKKISTAGHAFLLESASGGEKMARYSFIGAKPFMELSCRGNQTEITRNGKKERSESRDPIDTLRKEIEKFTPVNVDELPYFTGGAVGYFSYDAVRYTEELPVDTVDDLKLPDVLFMFFDSVIVFDHQDKVIKVIANAFLDGTGAESAYKDAVRRIDDLVDMLRTPVESVSADITTNGRAGKDFSSNFDKEDFLRAVERCKEYIRAGDVFQVVISQRLGLKTKAKPLDIYRALRVINPSPYMFYLDLGELKLIGSSPEVMVKVDRGKVTVRPIAGTRRRGRTEEEDKRMEDELVNDPKEQAEHVMLVDLGRNDVGRVAEYGSVHLEDRMIVERYSHVMHITSSVTGRLRPDKTLFDTLRSCLPAGTLSGAPKVRAMEIIEELEPTRRGPYGGAVGYIDFSGNMDTCITIRTIVLIGDTAYVQAGAGIVADSVPELEYKETLNKARGLMVAIETAETLHNSG